DNA from Mycteria americana isolate JAX WOST 10 ecotype Jacksonville Zoo and Gardens chromosome 19, USCA_MyAme_1.0, whole genome shotgun sequence:
TCCTTCTGCTCATGTGAGAGGTCGATCTCTCGGAGGGCTACCGTAGTGCAATGCTGTAGTTCAAGGAAATATCCTTCTGTGTTATCCCTGCAGCTCAGCGAGCTTATGAGGGAGAAACGCCAGGAAGTGGAAAAAGAGCATGAGAGGAAAATGGAGAGGATGAAAGAGGAGCACCAGGAGGTCCTAGCACGGATTCAGCATCAGTATGAGGAGGAGGTactgctgggggagagcagtgAATCTGGGAGGTGACTGTAGTGGCTCGCTCAGTTGGGCTGTAcccaggctggcactgctgcttgcCAGAGCGGCCGATCTCAGCCCCTCCTAGAACTGGAAATCTCCTTTCTTCTAGGGGAGCTGGGCATTGTTGCCACGATGTAAAACGAATCGAGGCTGGGGTTATAAGGACAAGCTGTCAAAATACTCTCTGTGCAGGCAACTTCCACATGCGTTTGTGGACTTCTGTACGAGAGAAGGTTGTTCGCATTTTTGCAGATGCCCATTCTGGAAAGCCTTCTGCCTCCCATTTTTGCTTATACAGCCAGCAGTGTGTGACAAAACCTTAGTTTcatgggttgtttcttttttcttgagcCATTCCCTTAACAGCGTTGTCCCTGTAAGCAAGGGGTTTTAACTTGCGGAATTTGGTGtttgctgaggagctgctgtgtgATGGGCTGGCTTTCCAGAGGGCGTGTGTCCTGTCTGTTCATGTTGGCTTGCTGGGGAACCCTGTGCTTCACTCGGGCACTTTTCTCGTTTGTGTTTTGCAACaaacaggagagaaagcaaagagcagagctgTTTGAAGGCCTGCGCAGTGAGATGGTGCGCCTCCGACAGCTTCATGAAGCGGAGGTGaaagctctgcaggcagagctggatgAGCGGCTTACTGCATTGCAGCACAGGCACAGGGAGAAGGTGAGGAGAACGCTTTCCCTAGCAGCTTGCTGTGACTTGGCTGCTTGGAAATGGCCTGGGTATGGTGACACCTCAGTGTGCCTGCCACCCTCTACAGCCCAGGGCGGCACAAGTGGCAGGCCACGTTTTCCCGGTTTTTGTTGTTCCTCCTGgtggcagagctctgcctggtgAGGGAGGAACTTGTGCCATTCTCTCTAACTCAGCATCTCTGTGCAGGAAAGAAAACTCCAGGATTCGGAAAACGAGCTTGAAATGCGCACGAAGAACGTCAAAGCCAGATCGGTGCAGCTCCTTAGCCAGGTGAGTCGGCCCTGTTGGGCTCGCAGAGGTTTCCTGGCCCGTGCTGCTCCTCTGGCTGCTTCCTGGTGGGGAACTATTCAGAAGCACTCAGCCAGGGCTTTCGCTGCCATCCAAGTTCCAGGTAAGGCTTCTGTCACAAGTCGGAGCAGGGCTAAGCGTTCCTAGCGGTACAGCCTCGGGGCTGATGTTTGCAGTGAAAGTCAGCGCTCTGGGTTTGCTCAGTGCTTTGGGAGACGGTAAGTGGCTGTAAGTGACAGAGGGATCATAAAGGCCTTTCAAGGCAGCAGGTACTGCTCGGCACAACTTTGGATTTTAGTCAGTCCCTTCCTGAGTtacctcctcttctccctgctgccgTGAAGAGGGAATGAGTGTTTCTGGATCTTGGGCAGCAGAGTGGGAGAGGGAAGCGCTCCAAATGCTCTTGTGGAGCTGGCAAAAATCACTGGCTGATGTTCTTGCCTGCCAGATCTCGAAGTCCTGGCCTGTGCCAAGGGCTGTAGGTAACCTCGCTTCTGTCAGCCCTTCCTTTCCAAGCAGCACTGGAGTGCGGAAGTAAAAAGGTGGAGAAATGCTGGAGGCAACCAGAGGCTTCGCAAAAGCAAGATCCTGCGGAAATGGCCATGTGCCTTGAATACCCTCGCAGCTGAGCAGGAAGGGGTGTTCTTCCCACAGGAATGCAAATATTCCCAGCTTCTCACTTGAAGTCAAATAAAGGCAGGGGATCTTGAGTGTTTCGGGGGAGAATAAAGCAAACCTGACAACAATCCTCAGGTGTTTTGAAATGGTCTTGAGACTCAGGCCTGACCTCTGTACTTCAAGTGCTGCTCAGCGTCTGCAGTCTCCTTGCTCTGACACTCGCCTGCTTTCTCATCTGTATATAGGAGGAGTctctgagaaagaaaaggcagcagctgctggatgaAGACAGACGGACTGAGCTAGAAAGAGATGTATGTATGTTTTGGCTCTGGGgaggtgctgtgctgcttttcttttgggggtgaggggagcACACTAGAACTAtggctttaaaaaagcaaactgttGCTTCTACGTTGTGAGTCTGAAAATCCCTCCCTGCCGCAGCTCGGAGTGCCGTCCTGCTGGGAGTTTGGTTAGCtctgttttccaaagagaagagGGAGTCCTCTTCTTCCAGGATTGGCATGTGGTGTGTgcctttcattttggttttcttctggggaaatcactgtgatttttttgttttcttctaggaAGCTGCTTTAGCTTCTCAACTCCGCCTGGAGGAGCATAGGAGGGAGCATGCTAGCCTCCTTGAGTCCATCCGGCAACTGCGTAGGTCTCTTGAAGAGCTCCAGGACCAGAAGGCTGAGCTGGAGGCCCAGGTGGACTTGTTGCAGACCCGAAGCCAGAGGCTGCAGAAACGCATCAGGTCTGTGTATGAGAAATTTCCCCTAATGCAAAAAATCTACCCTATGCTCCTAACAGAAACCTCTCTAACCTAACCTGGGCCTCTCCCTTACCTCTGAGCTTCTTGTGTGTTGGGCCATATTCCTTCAGAATCCTCATGGTGGCTTTACTGCATGTCGAGGACATGGAGGTCCTGGCGTCTGTTTCCAGTTCTATTAATATCTCGCTGTGTAAAtttttccctttgcctctgcTTGTCAGGTTAATTTGTTTCTCTTGTCCACATCTGTCTTGTGAGGTTAATAAGATGCTTTGAGAGGGGCgttgaaatgcaaagaaaagattttgctAAGATAGCTGAGCTTCTGGGTGAGGGGGTGAAGCAATGTTTCCCTGCCCAGCCAGGGGTTACGTTTGACATCACACCACAGACCCGATACTGGTGGTGTCTTGCACGTCTGCGGCCCTTTTCCTCCTGGAAACTGGAGGCCACTTTGGACACCATTGCAGATAGATGACTGGTCTAACCAAGCGCTGCCACTGTTGCCTTTTCTTGGGGCAGTGAGCTGGAGACAGCTGTCAGGAGCAAACAGGAGACTTTGAAAGAACTGGAGGCAGAAGAAAGTGTGGAGTCTCCAAGAAGGAAAGCTGAGCTCCATGTTGAAGACCTGAGAGAAACTATCCACGCTGTGAGTAAAGCAGACTGTAAAGGTGTTTGCCTTGTGAGGTCTGAGGCTCTAACTCCCTTGAAAATCCCGGCTTTTGCCCCTTCTGCGTGAACTCGTTTGAGATGCAGTGACGCATTTTTCTTTGCCAGGGGACATCAATATGTCTAGTAGTATTTGTTGATTTCTGTCTATTATTACTGGGGGGAAAGGAGTGTTGGATACTTGAGTGCCCTTGGAGTCAAAAGCGGGGCTTGAGTCAGGGATAGAAATGTCTTCGTTACTTTCTAAAAGTCACGTAAAGAACATCCCTGGCGCCGGTCTTGGATCTGGGCAGTACCGTGGTGATGTCATTCCGAATTTGTGCTCCTAATTGGATTCTTATGGGATCCTGGGCTCCTGTTTCCCCTACGTATTTCTtagtttttgaaatgtttcaacTCCCCAGCACTTGTCCAGAGAGCCTGCTTCCCCACCCTCTCAAAGCCATGAGGACAGCGACTTCCAATTTGATCAGTGAGTATCCGTGTGCCAGCCgcttctggaaaatgtttttgctttgattttacaAGCAAATGGTTTTGCTTGGGTTTACGCGCATTGCACTGACAATCCGTCTTTGGGGAGGGTACTGCACGAGGCTTGCAGGATGGCACAGCCAGCACAAAGCCAGGAGCATGCCTGTCTCTCTTGTGTAGTGTCAGGAGCTACATCTCTGCAGAAGGGATCTCCATCAGGAATGCCAAGGAGTTCCTGGTGCGCCAGACCCGCTCCATGAGGAAGAGGCACACGGCGCTGaaagctgcaaagcagcagtggcACCAAGATATGCAGAAAGCACAGGAGGTGGTGCAGGATCCTGacagctcccagctcctggagGGCGTGCGCAAGAACCTGGAAGAGGTGAGCCACTGAGCGCTGCCTGTGGCCCGATGTCGGGCGTCGTGGCTGCACAAATGAATGCACAGCCCTGGGATTGATTCCTGGCTCTGCAGGTGCAGTGACAGGCAGCTGTGGGCGTTCAGTCCTCCTGGAAATCAGATCTTGCATGTTTTTTATGCTAGATATGCAGCGTTCGTCCCTACTTGTGTCTTCCTCATCGTAACACAAGGGTTAGAGTCCTTCCCCTCTCCGCCTGGCTGTAGGTTGCTTCAGGAAGGTGGAGAGCTGTTCAGGAATCCAGTGCAAATGCAGTGTCTGAGGAACGGGCTTAATGAGCACCTAACTTAGGCTTTGGATCACAGCGATGTTACTGTGCATCGGATGAGCGGCTGAGAGTGCCCGTGTGTGCATGCATAGCCCACAGCTAATGGAGCATTGCACGGTAGAGCAgtttcagttctgtttccttgTGTGTGCTTTGGACTGGGAAGGCTCTAGAAGCAGTCACTGCAGTGCAGCCGGTGCTCAGTAGCTTGCTAGATTCCAGGAGCTCGATTGTTAGTTGGAGCTCTTGGGACCTTAGAAATAGAGAAAACATTTGGTAGGGAAAGAGGGATTCCCGTGTCATGCAAATCCCATAACGCACCTTTTCCTCAGGGCAAAGGAAGTGACAGGTATCCGTCCCAGCAGCAGGTACAAATTTATGGTTGTAGCTCTACAGTCTTTTCACCCTTGCTTGGAAAAGGGCTCTCGAGGACTCGCCGGCTCTGCTGATGTGCCAACCAAAGACAGGGAAGATTATGGTTTCCTTCACGGATGATAGAAGGCACTTGTGTTTGCAGAACCAAAGCTGTTGACCCTGTTGGATGCAGGGTTTGGAAGTGAAACCTCCTTTTCCTTGGGGTGAACTTGCTTTGAGGCATGTGCTCTGCCCTCTGTACGCTCTGCTTCCCATGCTCTTGAAGGCTTGGGAACAGTCTTACCCCAGCATGACTTCCTGTGCTGAGTAGAAGTGAGGTAATGAAAGTCACCATAACCACTAACGTAGACTATTTCCTGTCattcttctttaattttcctccttGGCTTGGCTGTGGATCCACTGCAGGAAGCAAAGCAGTTGGACAAGATGAAGTTGGCTATGCGGAAAGGACAGgtgctgctgaagaagaaagaagaaaaactaagcCAGCTGGAGTCCTCACTGCTGGAGGAGGTAACCACCAGCATCACTGTTGCTTGGGCCTGCCCAGCTgccctcccaccctgcccagaGCTCCTGGCCTCCTCCCCGAGGctggaggctctgcagggctttTGGTCCCTGTGAGGGCTGTTTAGCTGGTGGCCACAGGATTTTAGGAACACATTCTCTGAGAGCAGAATGGTGTGTCTGTCAGAACGGTGGGAGAGAGAAGGCTAGTCGCAAAGTTGGAGAGAATGACAAGCTTAATTGAAGTTTGACCCCCGTGATTCACTAGGTCTGCAGCCAACAGGACGAATGTGGGCTGGGGTTTGGGATGGAGGAGGCTTTCTTCCACCGTGGCAGcttgccaggcagggctgctggcggCAGGGATGGACTGCGGTGGAGAAAACCTGCTGAGCGCGTTGGCTTGTGAGAAGTTTGTTAGGTCAGAAATGAATCACTGTTAATACCGATATGCTGAAGTATCCTACGATAGAAACTGAAACCTCACATCAGAAAGGTTAGGTGTCTTAATAACTGTCTGTTATCTTGGTCAGGATGGCAAACACTGGGCCATTCATCAGAAAATACCGATGACATCGGGACTGGTTGTTAAGCGTGTGGCTGTTAGCGGATACAGAAAGCAGCCTGAAAAACCTGCATGATTTGAGCCTAGAGAAAACAAGGGCAGGTCACCTCGTGTGAGCTAGGATCAAGTCTGCTTTCCTGACCAAGGCAAGCCTTGGAATCTGTTCAGCTCTGCCTGGGACCATGTGGCCttaggcagggcagcagcagatgCAAGAGCACGAGACCCTTAATGGTCAAGCACTTGTCCCTGGTGCAAAGACGGAACCCAGCCCATGCAAGACTTTTGAGACTTATTTAAAGCACAAACCACTTTGACTTCTGCCTAGAAGGGCCCATTCACGTGGCTGTTAGGTTTGGCCTCTAGTGCATGCACATCCTTGTTCCAGAGACCAAGCAGTCTCTTGGCTTTCAGGTTTTGCTGTCAGGGACTGAAGACGAGTCCGCCTTCGCTTGGCCTGTGCCTGTCTGTGCAGCCCAGCCTGTGTAGACTAGCCGTAGGCAGTATTCCAGTGGCATTTATGTTTCGGGGACAGAGCAGCAGGTTTTATtggcattgttttccttcttttgaccAGCTTTCAGATGAAGATACGCTGAAGAGTGCTGCGTGCAAGAAGATGGTGACTTTTGATCTCAGCAACTCTGAGGACACAAACAGCACATCCAGCGTAAATCTACGTCAGCCTAAATGTAAGTGCCTGCCTGGCTTGGTACGCTGTGCCCAGTGTATAATGCTTTAGACCTAGTTATGGCTCTCCCTCCCGCCTCTCTGTTGTACCTTCTGTTGTTCTCCCTTGTGCTCATTAGCATCTAAGGCAGTCTGCTCTCCGTGACTGGGACTGCTCTGTATATAACACTTTATTTGAAAAACTTATTTCCTGCCCGTAGTGGCAGATGAGAGGGACAGAATCCGTGTGTGAACGTGCCTTTTAAATCTCTACCTTTGTTTTTGGAGTGGATTATAAAATCTGGCTTCAGCTCTTCCCTCTGCTGTTGCAGAGCTGTATTGCTCTGCTGCAGGTGTCGGGGCTTCCTCTTCCTCACGCCgctggcaggagaggctgctgcagtTCCCTCTGTCTGCTGCTTGTGCTTTTTTGCTTGCCTTCAGTTGCCTGTAACTGGAGTGGTGCAGGTGGGAAGAAGGGCTCCCCACAAACAGCCAGGGAGGCAGGAGGGTTGTGTTGCTTGCAGAAAGGCTGGCAAGGCTGAAGCTTAAGGAAAACTTGGAATACTTCCCTGTGGCAACAGACTGACAATCTGTCCAGTCTGGGATGGTCTCTCTGACCCTGAGCAGTAAAATATCTGCAGGCACACGTGAAACTTAAGGGTTTTCTCTCGCCGTAAGATGAGAGCCCTTGTATCAGCACAGTCCTATTGGTCCTACCTCTGGCCTGGCTGGCGGCCTAGAGAGCTTCGCTTTTACGGGCGCGTGAAGCGTAACCAATCCATCCTGCCTCCCGCTCAGTTTGTGGGCGGTGAGGCCATTGAAGTAAAGCGTGATCGCCTGTGCCAGGGTCTCGTCTGAGAGGCGGGGTGCAGTGCCGGGGGTTTCCGCATGGGGGGTGCAGCTCTTGAAAGGGCTTGCCGTTGGCAAGGGAATCGCCGTTATGTTGATGGCTGCATGGTACAGGGCACAGTAGAGCTCCGAGGGACGGAGCACGGAGGTGAAACACGCGCACTAACGCCTGTCCAGGCTTGTCCTGCAGGCCCCGTTCTTGCAGCGTTGGAGGATCTTGTCCTTGCTATCTTGTTTCTCCTCCATTTTGTGCCCAAGCAGCCCCCAAGGCACAAATCCTCGTCGTCAGTCTGTACCTGCTCTGTTGGCTGCAGAGCCAGGTTCTTGCCTCTGTATCCCTCTTAGCACACAGTGATCAAACTCAGCCGGGAGTGCAACGCACGGTGGAAAGCGAGCCTCCTGCCAGGGAGGCAGTGTCCCCCTGGCCCTTCCCAGtgatcccttttttcccctctcttctgccAGTTGATGTGAGAAGCGATTTACGGCCTGCCCCCCAGCTGGACAAGATCCAGTACTTGACAGACTCTCTGCGGCATATCACTAGCGAGCTGAATGGGGTCCTCGGCGTCTTGGGCTCTCTGAACCATCGCCAGTCTCCGCTCTTCACCTCGACGCCCTGCGACGGCGTCCCTCTTTCTACCTATGCCTCCTTGGCAGGACTTCAGGCAGGTGTCTCCTCGGTGCCCCCCGCCGGGGTGTCTCTGGTAGACCAGTGGGCCTGGAGCACTGGGCTGAGCTCTAGTAGCTCTTTCGCAGCTGGACAGTCAGTGGACAGCATCCTGGCAGAGAAATGGCACAAGTATTTCCCAGGTAAGGCTCCTGTTAATCCCTCTGCTTGCTTGCCTACGACTTTGGATTTCACAGCCCTGCAGGTTCTGACCGGCTCACCCTTCCGGTGCCGGTAAGGCCAGATCcactggtgctgctggcaggaagGGTGCTAATGAGATAAGGGACGCAAACCTCCTTCCAGGAAGTGCAGCATATGGCTGATCTTGTCATCCTGCTTCTGAGTGGTTCAGCCTCTTAATATACACTCAAGAAAGCAGTTCTTACTGAAGAAGGGAGCAAAAGAGGAGACAGCCCAGCTTCCCTGGAAGCCTCCTGCGAATTGCAGATCGGGTTCACCATCTCGGTCTCCTTAACGCCGCTATGTCCTCGGCAAGAGGCTCAGCTTGTGAGGACAGCGTGTCCACAGTACAAGAAAGCAAACACACCCATACCACGTAGTGCAAGAAAGCACCACGTAGTGCAAGAAAGCACAAGCAGACCTAAAGACTATTGCTTTTTTGGGGGCCTGTATTTAATGTATGTCTTCCAGGTGGGTTCCCAGCGCTCAGTGGAAGTTCCAAGCCTCTGGACAACAAGCTGGGATACGTACCTGCAGAGTAAGGGTCTTTTTCCTTGAGTTGTTGTTTCATTGcgctgcttttatttctctggagTGATTTATAGGTCGCTTTTCATATAAGGAGTAGATAACAAAATCATAAGCTTCACATTAAGTAGACAAGGTAGATACAGTAGTTATTCACTGCCGCATGCTTGGCACTGTCTTGTAGCCTCTACAGTCAAGCTGCCATCGTAGCTGTGCTGATAACCCTCGCTCCAGGACCAGGGTCCAAGGGTGCCGGCACTGGGCCACGCCGGCTCTGCCGTGCCAGGCGATGCTGCCGGGGCGGACGGAGTGGAGGCTGCCGCCAAACCCTTCTGATGCTgtacagaggaaaaggaggacagCAGCCTGCTAgcggggggctgctgcagctTCTCTATGGTGTGGTTGGGCAGAGGACTTGGAGCCAAGGGGAGGCCACTTTTTGTTAAGCGTGGCTCTTTCTGTAGCAGCCCGtcattttctttgtcatttctgGGATTGTTTCTGCCTAGACCTCTTTCCCACTTGCGCCGCCTCTTTCTCTCATGCAACAGTGAGCAAATACGGCTGTTCCAGCACTCCCAGTTCCAGAGCCGTGGGTCAGACAAGATGAGTATTCAAGGAATGATTGAGACCAACAAGAAATGGCTAGAAGACTTCAAGAGGGATTCGGAAGTGTATCCTTTGCCTGGGTCTGGTCTTTAATTGCACTCCCGCTTCCTGCAGCGGGTAGGAGGAGACAGCAGGAGGTGAGTGACTCAGGAGCACTAAGGCATTGAACAGCAATTGCAAAGCCTTAGCCTCTATTTTAGTGTCCGGTTCTGCAAAGGAATACGACGCTTAGCAGTTAGAGCACGAGCGACCCGTTTGCTGCTCTTTGAGCTGTACTTGACCGAGGAagtctcttccctcttcccagctgcGCTGTAACGCTCTTCAGTGCCGCTGCTCTGCTGTGGTACACAGCAGTTGGAGCTGGTAATGTGAGAATTCAAAAAAATTAACCGACGAGTGCAGAatggaggaggcagcaggggcCTAGTCTTGGAGGCCTACTTTTGGTGCCATTGAAACAGCCCCAGCCACGTGGGTGACTTTGCTGTGGGCAGTCCCTGCTGAGCAGCCCGGGCTGAGGGAGCAGCGTCTCTGCGAGGCGAGGGTGCCTGGAGAGGCGCGGGCCTGGCCCGTGGGGCGGCCGcgtggctgggcagggagggctggggctccccggcGGAGCTCTCCCTCCCGCTCGCTTTTGAGGCACGTCGTAGCACGCGGTTGGATCAAGTGAGTGAGACCTCTCGGCGTGGTTCGCGGGGACGCGTCCGGGTTTGTGTTGTAACGGCACTGTGCTGGGGCCGTCAGTACCTCCTCTGCCGCGTACGCTGATATTAGCAGCAAATCCCTCAGGCCTCCGATAGCACACGCTGTCCTGAGCACGGTGCTCCTCTGAATTCCCTAATCCCCCTTTAATTCCATTTGACTTGGATGCATCAGGCTAAATACAGCATGTGTGTGCGAGGCTGGCTCCTGCCCCTCAGTACCCGTCCTGTCTGCTGGCTGTGCTCATGCGTGCTAATCCCTCCTGTAAGCCAGGCTTTTCCTTCACCCAGCTGCCAGATCTCTCTTCTCAGGTGCACAGAAgccccccgccagcagccccagcctactTCAGCTAGGACTGGATGAAAACAGACAAATTAAAGTGTACCATTACTAAAAGGTGGGACTTGGCTCTGGAGAGACGGTGGCCGGGACCCGTGCGGTCTCCCTAACCATACGTTGGCAGCGGCGCCCAGGCATCTCTGCTGCGTCTTTGTGCTGTGCCCTTGAAATAAAGTCTCTTAACAAgagtggaggaaggaggaagtGAACTTCCCAGGTGGATTCTTCTAATCCTGTAATGTGTCCAAATATACTTTATAGACTGTTTAATCCAGTGGTGAAATATCAGGGCTTCAATAAATCAACAGTTCTCTCATTAGCATTCTAGTGATCAGGAGCCAGAGCTGTGAATCACGGAGGACTTTGAGTAACTGGTCAAGGGGGAGGATGTGAATCCAGCTGAGACTGCTAGAGGAAAAGTGTGGGAAATGAGCCCACACTGCCCAGCAAACGCTTAATTGCAGGTGGGCCAACTCATCTGGCCTCTGGCGTGTGCGCGAGCAGGGGAGGATGAACAGCGAAATGGCCGTAGAGCCGTTTCTGGGGTCAGAATCGGGGAACGGCAGGTTCTGACTCTTGGGAAACGT
Protein-coding regions in this window:
- the CEP164 gene encoding centrosomal protein of 164 kDa isoform X2, giving the protein MAGAMVRIGDQLILEEDYDETYIPSEQEIQDFAREIGIDPEKEPELIWLAREGIVAPLPPEWKPCQDITGDIYYFNFANGQSTWDHPCDDHYRELVVQEREKLLARGSLKKKEKKKKKEKKEKKDKKEKQSLKRPISAGTLLAPVQAPLGNLAPLRGLAASPAGILRASLNSDAGSSVDSSLVAKAGTQPAETCKPTSQTKKLLGLVCEERSSLNAAALDKGRNEEEESENESLHGTARLFKNLHMDVSALGGSFDSELSKASETSDCGEDLQVSNRSDRELIQPMDLGFQSRLSEQVLDVGVLSPVLDSPMCKAQELGEEEKDQSKASIEEEQSKRTKAAERQPEKEIKHEQSLNQPSEESLEGIAKELELELEQEKMHLLQAKKEKIQQFQEEMRQQEEEEAQKLHQQKEESLRTLKEDLAKISEEEELRVRKEETERLSKLRAKITSETEAEKEKIRAEQEVALQKLREEWESLQVMEKESLERKQQLVLEKMKLEMEEAQQKEVIGLEQEKEQFLSELKERLDGEKRKAVEELEKQLAAEVQQLKSAAEEKHRKVISSLQTQIAEARRSEEAQLCDDLQRAEQKAQQKAYQVTEYEHKLSELMREKRQEVEKEHERKMERMKEEHQEVLARIQHQYEEEERKQRAELFEGLRSEMVRLRQLHEAEVKALQAELDERLTALQHRHREKERKLQDSENELEMRTKNVKARSVQLLSQEESLRKKRQQLLDEDRRTELERDEAALASQLRLEEHRREHASLLESIRQLRRSLEELQDQKAELEAQVDLLQTRSQRLQKRISELETAVRSKQETLKELEAEESVESPRRKAELHVEDLRETIHAHLSREPASPPSQSHEDSDFQFDHVRSYISAEGISIRNAKEFLVRQTRSMRKRHTALKAAKQQWHQDMQKAQEVVQDPDSSQLLEGVRKNLEEEAKQLDKMKLAMRKGQVLLKKKEEKLSQLESSLLEELSDEDTLKSAACKKMVTFDLSNSEDTNSTSSVNLRQPKFDVRSDLRPAPQLDKIQYLTDSLRHITSELNGVLGVLGSLNHRQSPLFTSTPCDGVPLSTYASLAGLQAGVSSVPPAGVSLVDQWAWSTGLSSSSSFAAGQSVDSILAEKWHKYFPGGFPALSGSSKPLDNKLGYVPADEQIRLFQHSQFQSRGSDKMSIQGMIETNKKWLEDFKRDSEVSLFSGAQKPPASSPSLLQLGLDENRQIKVYHY